A portion of the Ciona intestinalis unplaced genomic scaffold, KH HT000305.1, whole genome shotgun sequence genome contains these proteins:
- the LOC100182355 gene encoding protein FAM166B-like encodes MAAVGPKRTTFCNEPYYPPGYCGYSPQFHFQYGDTYGKTTSRLLTDPNVAKSGRLVLADLFPAENSGNDVTDERNEWKRLRKQSWGDKKLNDKMVPGYTGYIPKKEDHFGTRYADICRKATKDFSNEMSAAKDKRRALQPRMPMTPKLAEPKPYVSLTQPQHSVSPYFMNINDGAKTFMSGYTGFIPRSRSRFALVYPKLTRESLKEFTRNQQELKLLANREVSINQPGPSDLPVNPLQPIYINGGLLPHYTGYLPGHKFRVGMTFGTSSRSFHATNQPRYNKSLFA; translated from the exons GGCAGTCGGTCCAAAACGAACGACGTTTTGCAACGAACCGTATTACCCCCCTGGTTACTGCGGCTACAGCCCACAATTTCATTTCCAATATGGCGACACTTACGGCAAGACGACGTCACGGTTATTGACCGACCCCAACGTTGCTAAGTCGGGGAGGTTGGTTTTGGCGGATCTGTTTCCCGCCGAAAACAGcggaaatgacgtcacggatGAGCGGAACGAGTGGAAACGACTTCGAAAACAGAGTTGGGGGGATAAAAAGTTGAACGATAAGATG GTACCCGGGTACACCGGTTATATCCCCAAGAAAGAAGATCACTTCGGGACAAGATACGCCGATATTTGTAGAAAAGCAACCAAAGACTTCTCCAACGAAATGTCGGCGGCCAAGGACAAACGTAGAGCTTTGCAACCCCGGATGCCGATGACGCCGAAACTAGCGGAGCCGAAACCTTACGTTTCCTTAACCCAACCCCAACACTCGGTGTCGCCCTACTTCATGAACATCAACGACGGGGCGAAGACTTTCATGTCTGGATATACGGGGTTCATACCGAGGTCACGGTCAAG GTTTGCCCTCGTTTACCCAAAGTTAACCCGAGAATCGTTGAAAGAATTTACTCGAAACCAACAAGAGTTGAAACTATTGGCCAATCGAGAAGTGTCAATCAACCAACCTGGTCCCAGTGACCTCCCGGTGAACCCACTGCAACCCATTTACATCAATGGTGGATTGTTACCTCATTATACAGGCTACCTCCCAGGTCATAAGTTCAGGGTCGGCATGACCTTTGGAACAAGTTCACGATCTTTCCACGCAACCAACCAACCACGTTATAATAAATCATTGTTTGCTTAA